One Alligator mississippiensis isolate rAllMis1 chromosome 1, rAllMis1, whole genome shotgun sequence genomic window carries:
- the LOC132249438 gene encoding zinc finger protein 436-like, translated as MRALARQLFHGLRYREAEGPRKICSRLWELCRRWLEPQSCSKEQILELVVLEQLLAILPQDMQSWVRRSRVVTCTQAVALAEGFQLVQVEDEKLQVTVHVKVEEVSSDEMQPTGALLEPGDSWVQQPKAHCEDRPLVEAGERETPGPEDELPHVAKEEPPLNLEPGAGTLSRADQQPPKEGPVNLELQRPSAGKRGQSSSLTPGPGQLQKGQGRPAKQGESMELREAFEDVAVYFTWEEWELLEEEDKELYRDQMLKNYQALVFLGYQGPTPDLLCRIQSGQVQLWVCDDEDCGEISRSEDLLPGHAWLLSRSEEQAPEEGPGKLEPAWASLGSMGEVDSLSPTKDQWHKDQGMPQKQETVAMNAVPSLVGHWSEEGKEARKSPRCREEYVMLRHLKRQKAKVHCRERLDANQVSMGGLKGKQELTTKPRGRAHPCPQCRESFSCPSLLTLHKIRHSGEKPHVCAKCGKSFTCLSTLAAHRQIHSGQLPHRFTKRGKSFVRSLGLFKTQDVHRKKCQYRCVTCGKTFTHFFSLVQHRRMHLGRKAHRCTKCRKNFISWQGLLYHQCVQRGQQPHCCTKRGKSFRQLSSLTKQRCMHTGEKPYQCSERGKSFTYHSHLAKHQHVYTGETPYQCSECGKSFSIPFCLARHQRIHTGEKPHQCSVCGKSFTQSSTLARHQRIHTGEKPYLCSDCGKSFTRSSYLAHHQRIHKGRSHIVAFSVGRASPTPPACFEHQ; from the exons ATGAG agccctggcgcgCCAGCTCTTCCACGGCCTTCGCTACCGGGAAGCCGAAGGCCCAAGGAAGATTTGcagccgcctgtgggagctctgccggcgctggctggagccccagagctgcagcaaggagcagatcctggagctggtggtgctggaacagttgctggccatcctgccccaggaCATGCAGAGCTGGGTGCGCAGGTCCCGCGTGGTGACCTGCACTCAGGCtgtggccctggccgaggggtttcagctggTACAGGTGGAGGAcgagaagctccag GTCACAGTGCATGTGAAGGTCGAGGAGGTGTCCTCAGACGAGATGCAGCCCACTGGGGCTCTGCTGGAGCCTGGTGATTCCTGGGTGCAGCAGCCAAAGGCTCATTGTGAGGACAGGCCTCtggtggaggcaggagagagagaaaccccagGGCCCGAGGACGAGCTGCCTCATGTCGCCAAAGAGGAGCCTCCACTTAACCTGGAGCCAG gtgctgggaccctgagcagagcagatCAGCAGCCTCCCAAGGAAGGGCCTGtcaacctggagctgcagagaccctctgCAGGGAAACGGGGacagagcagctccctgacacctgggccaggccagctgcagaaggggcaaggcaggcctgcaaagcagggggagagcatggag ctccgggaggcgtttgaggacgtggcagtgtatttcacatgggaggagtgggagctgctggaagaggaagacaaggagCTTTACCGGGACCAAATGCTGAAGAACTACCAAGCCCTTGTTTTCCtag GATATcaaggtcccacacctgacttactCTGCCGCATCCAGTCAGGACAGGTGCAGCTCTGGGTGTGTGACGATGAGGACTGTGGGGAAATCTCGAGGTcggaggacctgctgccag gacatgcctggttgctgagcagaagtgaggagcaggctcctgaggaagggcctggaaagctggagccagcctgggcttccctggggagtatgggtgaggtggattccctgagCCCAACGAAGGACCAATGGCACAAGGATCAGGGGatgccccagaagcaggagacTGTAGCAATGAATGCGGTCCCATCTCTAGTTGGGCAttggagtgaagaagggaaagaagccagaaaaagcccaaggtgcagggaagaatatgtcatgctgagacacctgaagaggcagaaagcaaaggtcCACTGCAGAGAGAGACTAGATGCAAACCAAGTCAGTATGGGGGGCCTCAAAGGGAAGCAAGAACTCACTACTAAGCCCAGGgggagagcccacccctgccctcagtgcagggaaagttttagctgcccctcactcctgactctgcacaagataaggcactctggggagaagccccatgtatgtgccaagtgtgggaagagtttcacctgcctctcgaccctggctgctcaccgccagatccattctggacagctcccccaccgcttcaccaaaagggggaagagctttgtgcgcaGCTTGGGGCTGTTCAAAACCCAGGATGTGCACAGGAAGAAGTGTCAGTACCGCTGTGTCACATGTGGtaagaccttcacccatttcttctccctggttcagcacCGTCGGATGCACTTGGGAAGGAAGGCACACCGCTGCaccaagtgcaggaagaacttcatcagctGGCAAGGCCTGTTGTACCACCAGTGtgtgcagagggggcagcagccacactgctgcACGAAacgtgggaagagcttcaggcagctcTCCAGCCTGACCAAGCAGaggtgcatgcacacaggggagaagccatatcagtgctctgagcgtgggaagagcttcacctaccactcccacctggccaagcaccaacatgtctacacaggggagacgccatatcagtgctctgagtgtgggaagagtttcagcaTCCCCTTctgcctggcccggcaccagcgcatccacacaggagagaagccacatcagtgctctgtgtgtgggaagagtttcacccagtcctccaccctggcccggcaccagcgcatccacaccggggagaagccatatctgtgctctgactgtgggaagagcttcactcggtcctcctacctggcccatcaccagcgcatccacaaagggagaagccacatcgttgCTTTTAGTgtaggaagagcttcacctactcctCCAGCCTGTTTTGAACACCAGTGA